One genomic window of Moorella glycerini includes the following:
- the flhA gene encoding flagellar biosynthesis protein FlhA, whose product MAANTGLLGALRRLTPYNDILVAALVLGVVMLIVIPVSPLVMDILLIVSMGISMVILLTTMFVARSLDFSVFPSLLLVVTLFRLSLNISSTRLILSRADAGHVIETFGSFVVRGNYIVGFVIFLIITIIQFIVITNGAQRVAEVAARFTLDAMPGKQMSIDADLNAGLLTEDEARARRRELQREADFYGAMDGASKFVRGDAIAGLIITAINILGGLAIGVWQLKMPFMEALQTYTRLTIGDGLVSQLPALMVSTGTGILVTRSGALDNFGREVIGQLTGFPRIAGLVAAILFLMGLLPGMPHLTFFIMAGGVGYAAYALAREERMQGQRRQEAAAAQKASQRQPENVLSLFQVDPLEVEIGYGLIPLADETEGGDLLDRLAAVRRQCATEMGIYVRPIRIRDNLQLPPHGYTFKLRGVEAARGEIQPGHLLVMNPAGNEGPPGGIATREPTFGLPAWWVPAARRQEVELAGFTVVDATTVLITHLTEFIKTHAAELMGRQETRELLDKIKENNPAVVEELVPDLLTVGEVQKVLAGLLQEQVPIRDLVSILEALADAARTSREPDYLLGAARQALSRTISRQYAREGKLTAITLHPQLEQKLVEAIQPTSQGNFPALAPEVARELFNRLGQAVEKAATGGVQPVILCSARVRLPLRRLLQRSLSYVPVLAYSELESGLEVEAVEAVNVA is encoded by the coding sequence ATGGCAGCAAATACCGGCCTGCTGGGCGCTTTACGGCGCCTCACCCCGTACAACGATATCCTGGTAGCGGCCCTGGTCCTGGGGGTAGTCATGCTCATCGTCATTCCCGTCAGTCCCCTGGTCATGGACATCCTGCTCATCGTCAGCATGGGTATCAGCATGGTTATCCTCCTGACAACCATGTTTGTCGCCCGGAGCCTGGATTTTTCCGTCTTTCCATCCCTGTTGCTGGTGGTGACCCTGTTTCGCCTGTCCCTCAACATCTCCTCCACCAGGTTGATTTTAAGCCGGGCCGATGCCGGTCATGTTATCGAAACCTTTGGCAGCTTTGTCGTCCGGGGGAATTATATCGTCGGCTTTGTCATATTTCTTATCATTACCATCATCCAGTTTATCGTCATTACCAACGGCGCCCAGCGGGTGGCCGAAGTGGCGGCCCGCTTTACCCTGGACGCCATGCCCGGCAAGCAGATGAGCATCGACGCCGACCTCAATGCCGGCCTGCTGACGGAGGACGAAGCCCGGGCCAGGCGGCGGGAACTGCAGCGGGAAGCTGACTTTTACGGTGCCATGGACGGCGCCAGCAAGTTTGTCCGGGGAGATGCCATTGCCGGCCTGATCATTACGGCCATTAACATCCTGGGAGGGCTGGCCATCGGTGTCTGGCAGCTGAAGATGCCCTTTATGGAAGCCCTGCAGACCTATACCCGCCTGACCATTGGCGACGGCCTGGTGAGCCAGCTGCCGGCCCTCATGGTTTCCACCGGCACCGGCATCCTGGTAACCCGCTCCGGGGCCCTGGACAATTTTGGCAGGGAGGTAATCGGCCAGCTAACGGGCTTTCCCCGTATTGCCGGCCTGGTGGCTGCCATCCTTTTCCTGATGGGCCTTTTGCCGGGGATGCCCCACCTGACCTTTTTTATTATGGCCGGCGGGGTGGGCTATGCCGCTTATGCCCTGGCCAGGGAGGAAAGGATGCAGGGCCAGCGCCGGCAGGAAGCGGCGGCGGCCCAAAAGGCTTCCCAGCGCCAGCCGGAGAATGTTTTGAGCTTATTCCAGGTGGACCCCCTGGAGGTGGAAATCGGCTACGGCCTGATTCCCCTGGCCGATGAAACGGAAGGGGGCGACCTGCTGGACCGCCTGGCGGCCGTGCGGCGCCAGTGTGCCACCGAGATGGGCATATACGTCAGGCCCATTCGCATCCGGGATAACCTGCAGTTACCGCCCCATGGCTATACCTTCAAGCTGCGGGGTGTGGAAGCAGCCCGGGGGGAAATCCAGCCCGGCCATCTTCTGGTCATGAACCCGGCCGGTAACGAGGGACCGCCGGGAGGTATAGCTACCCGGGAACCTACCTTTGGCCTGCCGGCCTGGTGGGTACCGGCGGCCAGGCGCCAGGAAGTGGAACTGGCCGGTTTCACCGTTGTCGATGCTACTACCGTCCTCATTACCCATTTGACGGAATTTATCAAGACCCATGCCGCTGAACTCATGGGCCGCCAGGAAACCAGGGAACTCCTGGATAAAATCAAGGAGAATAACCCGGCAGTGGTTGAGGAACTGGTGCCAGATCTCCTGACGGTCGGCGAGGTACAGAAGGTACTGGCCGGCCTCCTCCAGGAACAGGTACCCATCCGTGATCTGGTAAGTATCCTGGAAGCCCTGGCCGATGCCGCCCGCACCAGCCGGGAGCCGGATTACCTTCTCGGGGCGGCGCGCCAGGCCCTGAGCCGCACCATCAGCCGGCAGTATGCCCGGGAGGGGAAGCTCACGGCCATTACCCTCCACCCCCAGCTGGAGCAGAAGCTGGTGGAGGCCATCCAGCCCACCTCCCAGGGTAATTTCCCGGCCCTGGCCCCGGAGGTGGCCCGGGAACTCTTTAACAGGCTGGGCCAGGCCGTGGAGAAAGCTGCCACCGGCGGCGTCCAGCCGGTGATCTTATGCTCGGCCAGGGTCCGCCTGCCTTTGCGGCGGTTACTCCAGCGTTCTTTATCCTATGTCCCAGTCCTGGCCTATAGCGAACTGGAATCCGGCCTGGAAGTTGAGGCCGTAGAGGCGGTGAATGTGGCGTGA